The Pseudobacteriovorax antillogorgiicola genome has a segment encoding these proteins:
- a CDS encoding YncE family protein has protein sequence MIAKILSIALFMGLMEQASATACRGKWTYEEWNSCRHEGNGIEFEEVIENGVVLKPVSRTYQRTYTSDRRLKTLVNSGNFNVRIRKAVDRCKSAFEKFTPEIVKKPNLSKQSWKVLTNTITISDYESLGASKVPGFSLASFYCKFKVEFFEEWYVAEDNPKKVSPAVYFNKPNPLCGRTKKETSLGFDSQTLEFENGQKVDYRSKFVCSTGDHLKDETPKELANKLEFLLSQLRRSKVGVTEVEKSLMADDISNYINTRESDIDQSLLDILFNYDLYSIDFEDSLENKSMISLSMKNNVGNMLLYNIMSDDILIDHNLPITVGVQDHVSKYGLNSKADTMYFLDEFNTSIAKMNLSNKTVERLIKLDSKGGYNAKGVFVSDDETRLVTHLVHSQNNNNFEEIALWDLESKTKIDSIFYFKGTLDEVSRQEHKTAFDRSTGQLFIGKDKKISVYDINMNAEISSIDLLQPVLNIYVARDGSKIGVVERSGDESTVEIIDTQMFAQVDTWTEKGVPVLVFGGPLSANEMGMEEDTAGDDGEASNSDLIIVGSSSLAQPYLPRGKIRVRDLSEQVFLDDVDINPGFGFITALDITEDGRYLLVGSYDRKDTSSPYVQHLRVLDLTGSDELDPGVVKDFVDSKLATNFFFMNRLDTMSQQAVEMARIAKKNASDEIPSQDGLISLKSLRVGIRTNQNMTVEMEGYLSKYGVEIEQTCRWARLPYIYQFADGVVYVTRDRKRFNVFDYDRVIASKCVVKNLPLATGGMLFNRDIKPVSLSNTVNPASGKKFAMPEYGIKVNQGIRDLIKESGEPVILKCRWASLPFVYRFNDSYMFVTSDKSKVNVFHKDTVDVRGCLGNNEFRFTK, from the coding sequence ATGATCGCGAAAATATTGAGTATCGCTCTATTTATGGGCTTGATGGAACAAGCATCAGCAACTGCTTGTCGAGGCAAGTGGACCTATGAAGAGTGGAATAGTTGCCGGCATGAGGGCAATGGTATTGAGTTTGAAGAAGTTATTGAGAATGGGGTCGTACTAAAGCCAGTAAGCAGAACCTACCAAAGGACTTACACGTCAGATAGAAGGCTCAAAACTCTAGTAAACAGTGGAAATTTTAACGTACGTATCAGAAAAGCTGTCGATCGCTGTAAGTCTGCTTTTGAAAAGTTTACACCGGAAATAGTTAAGAAACCGAATCTAAGTAAGCAATCCTGGAAAGTTCTTACCAATACAATAACTATATCTGACTATGAAAGTCTGGGGGCGTCGAAGGTACCCGGCTTCTCACTAGCAAGCTTCTATTGTAAGTTCAAAGTGGAGTTCTTCGAGGAATGGTATGTTGCCGAAGATAACCCTAAAAAGGTATCTCCAGCTGTCTATTTTAACAAGCCCAACCCTTTATGTGGTCGTACAAAAAAAGAAACAAGCCTTGGTTTTGATAGTCAAACTCTGGAGTTTGAAAATGGCCAAAAAGTCGACTATAGAAGCAAGTTTGTGTGCTCCACAGGGGATCATCTAAAGGACGAAACTCCAAAAGAATTGGCTAATAAACTGGAATTTCTGTTGAGCCAGCTTCGTCGGTCAAAAGTCGGTGTGACCGAGGTAGAAAAATCTTTGATGGCAGATGATATCAGCAACTATATTAACACTAGAGAAAGCGATATTGATCAAAGCCTCTTAGATATACTCTTTAACTACGATCTTTACAGCATTGATTTTGAAGATAGTCTAGAAAATAAGAGTATGATTTCTCTATCGATGAAGAACAACGTCGGTAATATGCTGCTTTACAACATCATGAGTGATGACATACTTATCGATCACAACCTTCCAATTACTGTTGGAGTTCAGGATCATGTAAGTAAGTACGGCTTAAATAGTAAAGCTGATACAATGTACTTCCTAGACGAGTTCAACACAAGTATCGCGAAGATGAATCTTTCAAATAAGACAGTTGAAAGGCTTATAAAATTAGACAGCAAAGGTGGCTATAACGCCAAAGGAGTTTTTGTCAGCGATGATGAAACTAGGCTAGTCACTCACCTTGTTCACTCTCAGAACAATAATAACTTTGAAGAAATAGCTCTCTGGGATCTAGAATCGAAAACAAAGATTGATTCTATCTTCTACTTTAAAGGCACTCTTGACGAAGTTTCTAGGCAGGAACACAAGACGGCGTTTGATAGAAGTACAGGTCAATTATTTATTGGAAAAGATAAGAAGATATCTGTCTATGATATTAATATGAATGCTGAAATCTCCAGCATTGATCTTTTGCAGCCCGTTCTGAATATCTATGTTGCAAGAGATGGGAGTAAAATCGGAGTAGTCGAAAGAAGTGGTGATGAAAGTACGGTTGAAATTATTGATACCCAAATGTTTGCGCAAGTGGATACATGGACAGAAAAAGGTGTTCCTGTTTTAGTGTTCGGTGGTCCTCTAAGTGCGAATGAGATGGGGATGGAAGAAGACACAGCAGGGGATGATGGAGAGGCATCTAACTCAGATCTTATTATTGTTGGAAGCAGCTCTCTTGCGCAGCCATACCTTCCACGAGGCAAAATCAGAGTCAGGGATCTTTCCGAGCAAGTTTTTCTTGATGATGTTGATATCAACCCAGGGTTCGGATTTATTACAGCTCTAGATATAACTGAAGATGGTCGCTACCTCTTGGTGGGAAGCTATGACCGAAAAGACACTTCATCACCATACGTTCAGCATTTGAGAGTTCTTGATTTAACTGGTAGTGATGAATTAGATCCAGGTGTTGTCAAAGATTTTGTGGATAGTAAACTCGCCACTAATTTCTTCTTTATGAATCGATTAGATACGATGAGTCAGCAGGCGGTAGAAATGGCAAGGATTGCGAAAAAGAACGCGAGTGATGAAATTCCTAGTCAAGATGGTCTGATTTCATTGAAATCTTTACGAGTAGGGATTAGAACAAATCAAAACATGACTGTTGAAATGGAAGGCTACCTTTCTAAGTACGGCGTAGAAATTGAGCAAACTTGCCGCTGGGCGAGATTACCTTATATCTACCAGTTTGCCGATGGAGTTGTGTACGTGACTCGTGATAGAAAGAGGTTTAACGTCTTCGATTATGACCGGGTTATTGCTTCGAAGTGCGTTGTCAAAAACCTGCCTCTAGCAACAGGTGGTATGCTATTCAATAGAGATATCAAGCCTGTTTCTCTATCGAACACAGTTAATCCAGCAAGCGGAAAAAAGTTTGCGATGCCTGAGTACGGAATCAAAGTGAATCAAGGTATTCGAGATCTTATAAAAGAAAGCGGAGAGCCGGTAATTTTGAAGTGTCGGTGGGCATCTCTTCCATTTGTTTATAGGTTCAATGACAGCTACATGTTTGTGACATCAGATAAGTCCAAGGTCAATGTCTTTCACAAAGATACAGTCGACGTAAGAGGCTGCCTTGGAAACAATGAATTTAGATTTACCAAATAA
- a CDS encoding RHS repeat-associated core domain-containing protein yields the protein MFKSLIAVSLIHLVLSQTLLGRDVISEDRIQNPNLPVPSRGSIAGDYADGVASTGSVLSKGDLSISLMSTPEDRAPLLFNPFPSYSARNGLTHWGMGWASNYKIERFNKDTDLTFDNSLDQFNSPYGVLVKGRDGYFYPQGLMSRTRVELAGDSAVAYLSDGATHHYRAFKTGEYGYAEWFLVEARSKTGFITKVSYAHDGEISPYIETVEYGARESHSPLYKIKFDYAALDNTISSFKYGYRQVLDRRVSSVHFYNTNHEVEKLRWSWLLEADLDETSVGFYLKSLEKKFPSGVSEPKKTFRYDLPQSHFDNIAVKETNVLNSLIDKFGKANVSHRKLTFVDVNNDGQTEIEMGTDNSIWTLENGSYTGSETEHHPKAFSGCRRKPSPRNKSRVVVRMTPNDNLSVIDRRVTSLGNIVIVCNPNGEFVQSVKKLSQNLSESNSVRFTDVNKDGKPDFVKIMSTIVRIYVNTSENGRYSFEEVKVPIPASLSDSRFIYVNDINGDGNVDLISVNASAVEVLYGKGGLQFASQSETIGLLTPSKRKFFTKGFNFTFNDLNQDGLADIILTKSDKALVFFNKASHFSQHPTAKLPITAFAGDVFISDLLGNGIDQIFKPNGRGTIDYVELGRASSNLLVGTSDGKGNRIDVKWKMSDPEEGIGRRFPVVASITHSSIGHQEEAFSYDYKKPTSYTRKPMFLGFNQVVLSSNKITKTKTFSNNDQITGLPLETKSVVPQSPIAKFETSSYSDSDYQGLSLKLLSGKTSGWIDGEGNQVETSERIIARDENLCPTQTKTLLEQGSLDVTYTYKALDNFSQHFLCLAETKDYLGEHPRDPQFNFKHLVKLEYNDSALLTGIFAKDGDKSILQQNISYDSMQRVERLSEPNGNWLKVNYEGHALTVKSITDASGYAQLAERFDSDFIRKVSHNRGAAKTYDELFTPDDYERLGTYSHSLVNGLNEVSSFSYKFASEQAPGVITTTNTKTKDIVSVKGVIVTGLDKILAETDQLNHSTLIKNLNKYRNNDQIIESYVGDPQSKSPTELTSAELFENAQLIGASANDALAHSGHQIIHYQEGIEGKIETKLAINPQLDLLQFSSTQSGYTRKTSKTGSGSVAQIELSSGRVYHYKYDVLNRLRHVMMPSGLSHKVEYDSYGRISRIDREDVGAIAYTYDDKKNQITKKEFFDKLGVLDRSESMIYDSIGRLKAISYEKNQSKVDLEYGYDGLHSNGTIKTGQMGFVSHITGPQFSKDFTYRLDGKLTQTDYVIDQTVRIEKSLNYFSDGDIKTQSVSISGLDNNTKIEYSLSNEFNEDGLLKRISSTQGSSVTIGRNNYGNIQTLSFSDGTTLSFLRDGLTRGILGKKTETQQRKSLEYSLNYNDRGFVDYEAYKPNNSENIVSYTYTEDGFLESHSSAEGSFFDRYSDDAFLVDLQNAAFRTTFDSPFVLKGHVFDSLNRIKSNKGLTFVYGPQGQLTTANGPSKNLSFSYDENGHRILKKSGNRIDTIDADGLLIHNKQSFEAIVVDGNIVGMVLNGEIKPLLTDARGSLLSSDLNSIHRPTPYGSRDVRSDMSPFLDYALKGYDRDLGMVRMGVRDYLPLWGRFTTADPLFFEKPEFCIESPIECNLYSYAKNNPLKYVDTSGLLSEAKIENQKTHMDPNNLDTFGKTDFTVSYMHEGERINGFFRMQLDESGNISQRDALTGNMVRLSPDEYFENNSFVHMYERRGDFLGMFGNYNKVGAGWVSDKGMETINSASLSNIKGNIGDALGGIGLALTATGFGAKAGMLLGAAGTTLSVEAALEQKSSYMAAFQGYTGGAGLTHNSASVIGLGLSQSMGFFGKVKMMGVINHNH from the coding sequence GTGTTCAAGAGTCTGATTGCAGTAAGTTTGATACACCTAGTTCTTTCCCAGACCCTTCTGGGACGTGATGTAATCTCTGAAGATAGGATCCAGAATCCTAATCTACCAGTCCCTTCTAGGGGATCCATTGCAGGTGACTATGCTGACGGCGTTGCAAGCACTGGATCAGTTTTATCCAAAGGTGATCTTTCAATCTCACTTATGTCTACCCCTGAAGACCGTGCACCTCTATTGTTCAATCCCTTCCCTAGTTATTCAGCTAGAAATGGTCTGACGCACTGGGGAATGGGATGGGCATCGAATTATAAAATAGAAAGGTTTAACAAGGATACCGACTTAACCTTTGATAACTCTCTTGACCAGTTTAATTCACCTTATGGAGTACTTGTGAAAGGCCGTGATGGCTATTTCTACCCTCAAGGACTTATGAGTCGAACCAGAGTTGAGCTCGCCGGTGATAGTGCAGTAGCGTATCTCTCAGATGGAGCAACTCACCATTATCGAGCGTTCAAAACAGGCGAGTATGGATACGCTGAGTGGTTTCTAGTCGAAGCTAGAAGTAAAACCGGTTTCATCACAAAAGTCAGCTATGCCCATGACGGCGAAATTTCACCTTATATAGAGACGGTTGAATATGGCGCAAGGGAAAGCCATAGCCCCCTTTACAAGATCAAGTTTGATTACGCAGCACTTGATAATACGATTTCCAGCTTCAAATACGGCTACAGACAGGTTCTTGATCGCCGCGTATCAAGTGTTCACTTCTATAATACCAATCATGAGGTTGAGAAGCTTCGTTGGAGCTGGCTCCTAGAGGCCGATTTAGATGAAACGAGCGTCGGCTTCTATCTTAAGTCGCTAGAAAAGAAGTTCCCTTCTGGTGTTTCTGAGCCTAAGAAAACTTTCCGGTACGATCTCCCTCAAAGTCATTTCGATAACATAGCAGTTAAAGAAACAAACGTTTTAAACAGTCTTATTGATAAGTTTGGAAAAGCAAATGTATCTCATCGCAAGTTGACCTTTGTCGATGTTAATAACGATGGTCAAACAGAAATAGAAATGGGAACTGATAATTCCATTTGGACCCTTGAAAATGGTTCCTACACTGGGTCAGAGACAGAGCATCATCCAAAGGCCTTTTCTGGGTGCCGAAGAAAGCCTTCACCCCGCAATAAGTCTAGGGTAGTCGTTAGAATGACCCCCAATGATAACCTTTCCGTTATCGATCGACGAGTCACCTCGCTCGGAAACATTGTCATTGTTTGTAACCCGAACGGAGAGTTTGTTCAGTCGGTTAAGAAACTGTCTCAAAACCTATCAGAATCAAACTCTGTACGATTTACCGATGTGAACAAGGACGGAAAGCCAGATTTTGTTAAAATCATGTCAACTATTGTTAGAATCTATGTCAATACGTCTGAAAATGGACGCTATTCCTTTGAAGAAGTAAAGGTTCCTATTCCGGCTTCCCTTAGTGACTCGCGATTCATCTATGTCAATGATATTAATGGTGACGGCAATGTTGATCTCATCAGCGTAAACGCCTCCGCAGTCGAAGTATTGTATGGAAAAGGCGGCCTTCAATTCGCTTCACAGTCAGAAACTATTGGCCTACTAACACCCTCAAAAAGAAAGTTCTTTACCAAAGGCTTCAACTTTACCTTCAACGATCTCAATCAAGATGGCCTGGCGGATATCATCCTGACAAAGTCTGACAAAGCGCTCGTTTTCTTTAATAAAGCTAGCCACTTTTCCCAGCACCCCACAGCTAAATTACCCATCACAGCGTTTGCTGGGGATGTTTTCATATCAGATCTTCTTGGAAATGGAATAGATCAAATATTCAAACCCAATGGCCGCGGCACTATAGATTATGTGGAGCTAGGCCGAGCATCGTCAAACCTTTTGGTCGGCACAAGCGACGGCAAAGGAAATCGCATCGATGTTAAGTGGAAGATGAGCGATCCAGAGGAAGGCATAGGCCGAAGATTTCCAGTTGTTGCCAGCATCACACACTCAAGTATTGGTCATCAAGAAGAAGCCTTCTCTTATGACTACAAAAAACCAACTTCATATACACGTAAACCCATGTTTCTTGGATTCAATCAGGTCGTCTTGAGCTCAAATAAAATTACCAAGACCAAAACATTTAGCAACAATGATCAAATCACTGGCCTTCCGCTAGAAACAAAAAGCGTTGTTCCTCAGTCTCCTATCGCAAAGTTTGAAACCAGCTCCTACTCCGATAGCGACTATCAAGGATTAAGCCTGAAACTCCTTTCTGGTAAGACATCAGGATGGATTGATGGTGAAGGTAATCAAGTCGAAACATCTGAGCGTATCATTGCAAGGGATGAAAACCTATGCCCCACCCAGACCAAGACACTTTTGGAGCAAGGCTCGTTGGATGTCACCTACACCTACAAGGCATTAGATAATTTTTCACAGCACTTTCTGTGTCTAGCTGAAACAAAAGATTATTTAGGGGAGCATCCTAGAGACCCTCAGTTTAACTTCAAACATCTTGTAAAGCTTGAATATAACGACAGTGCTTTGCTTACTGGTATCTTTGCTAAAGATGGCGATAAGTCGATTCTCCAACAAAACATTTCTTACGACTCAATGCAAAGGGTTGAGAGGCTGTCAGAACCAAATGGAAACTGGCTGAAGGTTAATTACGAGGGACATGCTCTCACGGTGAAGTCAATTACCGATGCAAGTGGCTACGCCCAGCTTGCAGAAAGGTTTGATAGTGACTTTATCAGGAAGGTTTCTCACAATCGGGGAGCTGCAAAAACTTATGATGAACTCTTTACACCTGACGATTATGAACGATTAGGAACCTATAGTCATAGCCTTGTTAATGGCCTCAATGAAGTGAGTAGTTTTTCTTATAAGTTCGCCTCTGAGCAGGCGCCAGGGGTTATCACCACGACCAATACCAAGACTAAAGATATCGTATCTGTAAAGGGTGTGATAGTGACAGGCCTAGATAAGATCCTCGCTGAAACGGATCAACTCAATCACTCTACACTCATTAAGAATCTCAACAAGTATCGAAATAATGATCAAATCATCGAGTCCTATGTTGGAGATCCGCAGTCAAAATCTCCGACAGAGTTGACCAGCGCCGAGCTTTTCGAAAATGCTCAGCTTATTGGCGCTTCAGCGAATGATGCTCTCGCTCACTCTGGTCATCAAATCATCCACTACCAGGAAGGCATTGAGGGTAAAATTGAGACGAAACTTGCGATTAACCCCCAACTAGACCTACTGCAATTTAGCTCAACACAAAGCGGTTATACGCGGAAAACCTCCAAAACCGGTAGTGGTTCAGTTGCACAAATTGAACTTTCGTCTGGCAGGGTCTACCACTATAAATATGACGTTTTAAACCGCTTAAGACATGTCATGATGCCCAGTGGCCTTAGTCATAAAGTAGAGTACGACTCCTATGGAAGAATCTCTAGAATCGACCGGGAAGATGTGGGAGCGATCGCCTACACCTATGATGACAAAAAGAACCAGATCACGAAAAAGGAATTCTTCGATAAATTGGGAGTGCTCGATAGGAGTGAGTCGATGATCTACGACTCCATCGGGCGTCTTAAGGCGATATCTTATGAGAAAAATCAGTCAAAAGTTGATCTTGAGTATGGGTACGATGGCCTGCATAGTAATGGCACTATCAAAACTGGACAAATGGGCTTTGTGAGCCACATTACTGGACCACAGTTCAGCAAAGACTTCACCTACCGTCTGGATGGTAAGCTTACTCAGACTGACTATGTGATAGATCAAACCGTTCGCATCGAAAAATCCCTAAACTATTTCTCTGACGGAGACATAAAAACTCAATCCGTATCTATCTCTGGCTTGGACAATAATACTAAGATAGAATACTCTTTAAGCAATGAGTTCAATGAAGATGGTCTATTAAAAAGAATCTCATCAACCCAAGGCTCTAGTGTGACCATAGGTCGAAATAATTATGGAAACATTCAAACTCTCTCCTTTTCAGATGGAACAACACTTTCGTTTCTCAGAGATGGCTTGACCAGAGGAATCTTAGGAAAAAAGACTGAAACACAGCAAAGAAAGTCTTTAGAATACAGTCTTAACTACAACGATCGTGGTTTCGTTGACTATGAAGCATACAAACCCAACAACTCGGAAAATATCGTCTCCTACACCTATACGGAAGATGGCTTTCTAGAGTCTCATTCTTCAGCTGAAGGCTCTTTTTTTGATCGATATTCTGATGATGCTTTTCTAGTAGATCTTCAGAACGCTGCTTTTCGAACGACATTTGACAGCCCGTTTGTTCTGAAGGGCCACGTCTTTGATAGCCTGAACAGGATTAAATCCAACAAGGGTCTAACATTTGTCTACGGGCCGCAGGGGCAGCTCACTACAGCCAACGGACCAAGTAAGAATTTGTCATTCTCCTATGATGAAAATGGACACCGCATTCTTAAAAAATCAGGAAATCGAATCGATACAATTGATGCTGACGGTCTTCTTATTCACAACAAGCAAAGTTTTGAAGCAATTGTTGTGGACGGAAATATAGTAGGTATGGTCTTAAATGGAGAAATCAAACCACTACTAACGGACGCTAGAGGAAGTCTACTATCTTCAGATTTGAATTCCATTCATAGGCCTACACCCTATGGAAGTCGAGATGTTCGTTCTGATATGAGTCCCTTCTTGGACTATGCCTTGAAAGGGTATGACAGGGATCTAGGCATGGTTCGCATGGGAGTTAGAGATTACTTGCCCTTGTGGGGGAGATTCACGACTGCTGATCCACTATTCTTCGAAAAGCCAGAATTTTGTATTGAGAGTCCTATTGAGTGTAATTTGTATAGTTATGCTAAGAATAATCCGCTGAAGTATGTGGATACTAGTGGTCTTTTGTCAGAAGCAAAAATTGAAAATCAGAAGACTCATATGGATCCAAATAACCTAGATACATTCGGTAAAACCGACTTCACAGTTTCCTATATGCACGAAGGCGAGCGAATCAATGGTTTCTTTAGAATGCAGCTGGATGAAAGTGGAAACATTTCGCAGAGAGACGCGCTCACTGGAAATATGGTTAGATTGTCACCCGATGAATATTTTGAGAACAATAGCTTTGTCCATATGTACGAGCGGCGAGGAGACTTTCTAGGAATGTTTGGTAATTATAACAAGGTCGGCGCAGGTTGGGTCTCCGATAAAGGTATGGAAACAATAAATAGTGCAAGCCTTTCTAACATCAAAGGTAATATTGGGGATGCATTGGGTGGAATTGGACTTGCTCTCACAGCCACAGGTTTTGGTGCCAAGGCAGGTATGTTGCTAGGGGCTGCTGGTACCACACTTAGCGTGGAAGCCGCGTTGGAGCAAAAAAGCAGTTATATGGCCGCTTTTCAAGGCTATACTGGAGGAGCGGGATTAACTCACAATTCGGCTTCGGTGATCGGGTTAGGTTTGTCCCAGAGTATGGGCTTTTTTGGAAAAGTCAAAATGATGGGAGTGATAAATCACAATCACTAA
- a CDS encoding DNA-binding protein, protein MRTGISFEDVAAVAAQLRNKGINPTVRLVRAELGTGSFGTITAHLNAWRHGEDNKADASYVDTLSAGLKNAIANEIKVALAKAKEDLKARIEELESHLEQSADEISRLEDGLDWEKRKRGELEVELKTTQGQLSTQQEENQKLRDRIDTATDAASSAKIEAAESNARFETLKENHDRLLSENGELKAEVKELAKDVSRLEREKAVVEARVGK, encoded by the coding sequence ATGAGAACCGGAATCAGCTTTGAAGACGTGGCAGCTGTCGCAGCTCAATTACGCAACAAGGGCATCAACCCAACCGTGAGGCTGGTCAGAGCCGAGCTCGGCACCGGATCATTTGGGACAATCACCGCCCACCTCAACGCCTGGCGTCACGGCGAAGACAACAAGGCCGACGCCAGCTATGTGGATACGCTCTCGGCAGGCCTTAAAAACGCCATCGCCAATGAGATCAAAGTCGCGCTTGCGAAAGCCAAGGAAGATCTAAAAGCCAGGATCGAAGAACTCGAAAGCCATCTCGAACAATCAGCAGATGAGATTTCGCGCCTTGAAGATGGGCTTGATTGGGAAAAGAGAAAGCGCGGCGAGCTTGAAGTGGAGCTTAAAACCACCCAAGGGCAGCTCTCCACCCAGCAAGAGGAAAACCAAAAGCTCCGCGATCGTATCGATACGGCTACCGATGCCGCATCATCAGCAAAGATCGAAGCAGCAGAATCAAATGCTAGGTTCGAGACGCTTAAGGAAAATCATGATCGTTTGTTATCAGAGAATGGCGAGCTAAAGGCTGAAGTCAAGGAGCTGGCCAAGGATGTATCAAGGCTTGAGCGAGAAAAGGCTGTAGTTGAGGCTCGGGTGGGGAAGTGA